A genomic stretch from Algoriphagus halophilus includes:
- a CDS encoding (deoxy)nucleoside triphosphate pyrophosphohydrolase, whose amino-acid sequence MKTIKVVCGIIFNDDKVFICRRKPEKSLGGYWEFPGGKIEEGESNEASLSRELMEEIGMKVEVKDYFKTNFHNYGKFKIELIAYKCNFLDAIFELTDHDSFEWVSVEDLNNWNLAPADIPIALELISDVKNKYK is encoded by the coding sequence ATGAAAACAATTAAAGTTGTTTGTGGAATTATCTTCAATGATGATAAAGTTTTTATATGCCGAAGGAAACCAGAGAAATCATTAGGAGGATACTGGGAATTTCCTGGAGGCAAAATAGAAGAGGGAGAAAGTAATGAAGCATCTCTTTCTCGCGAACTCATGGAGGAAATCGGGATGAAGGTTGAAGTAAAGGATTACTTTAAAACAAATTTTCATAACTACGGAAAATTTAAAATTGAGCTTATTGCTTATAAATGCAATTTCCTTGATGCTATTTTTGAGTTAACAGATCACGATTCTTTTGAATGGGTAAGTGTAGAGGATTTAAATAATTGGAACCTCGCACCCGCTGACATTCCCATAGCACTGGAACTAATTAGTGATGTCAAGAATAAATATAAATAA
- a CDS encoding helix-turn-helix domain-containing protein, protein MGSFLDQQVQDFYGNSFLLLNLLTQKDLGDLTGLTRQTVASASRTLSKAK, encoded by the coding sequence ATGGGTTCATTTTTGGACCAGCAAGTACAGGATTTTTATGGCAATTCTTTTTTGCTACTCAATCTGTTGACCCAAAAAGACCTGGGTGACCTGACCGGTTTGACCAGGCAAACTGTGGCTTCTGCTTCCCGAACGTTGTCCAAGGCAAAATAG
- a CDS encoding RteC domain-containing protein, producing the protein MDSIEYVQNRLKKLDRELSKFSILGENPLLMIESSFFVVDKTVEEIKDWVKGSGFQSEQEEIRFFKRYMTELLSRSYFFSELFLIESSKPLEENEKIFLFYQEKIEEIRRYFHRYAALNNYLVLGKTYLDRVYFLRASEAPLIYPDLVRHTLDSQFCTVYTLYFGRLKAMGRLMNFLLGKVGEVEKGIGKQKEEMNVASGLLWTGSKVELVELIYALKCTSVINHGSATVSDLASVLGTVFGKRLRGFYKTFEEIRSRKSSKTLYLDKCKDRLDSFISGYEEKE; encoded by the coding sequence ATGGATAGCATTGAGTATGTTCAAAACAGACTGAAGAAACTGGATAGAGAACTGTCCAAGTTTTCCATCTTGGGAGAAAATCCCTTGTTGATGATCGAGTCTTCCTTTTTTGTGGTGGACAAAACAGTGGAAGAAATCAAAGACTGGGTGAAAGGCTCGGGTTTTCAATCAGAGCAGGAAGAAATCCGGTTTTTTAAGCGATACATGACTGAATTGCTGTCCCGATCCTATTTTTTTTCTGAGTTGTTCCTGATTGAATCAAGTAAACCACTGGAGGAAAATGAGAAGATTTTCCTGTTCTATCAAGAGAAAATAGAGGAAATCCGGCGGTACTTTCATCGATATGCTGCTTTGAACAATTACCTGGTGTTGGGTAAAACCTATTTAGACCGGGTGTACTTTTTGAGAGCTTCGGAAGCTCCTTTGATCTATCCAGATTTGGTCCGACATACCTTGGACTCCCAATTCTGTACGGTATATACCCTGTATTTTGGTCGCTTGAAAGCCATGGGTAGATTAATGAATTTTTTGTTGGGTAAAGTAGGGGAGGTGGAAAAGGGAATTGGAAAACAAAAGGAGGAAATGAATGTGGCTTCTGGACTTCTTTGGACTGGATCAAAGGTGGAATTGGTGGAATTGATCTATGCCTTGAAGTGCACTTCGGTCATCAATCATGGGAGTGCCACTGTCTCTGATTTAGCATCGGTTTTAGGAACTGTGTTTGGAAAAAGACTTCGTGGTTTCTATAAAACTTTTGAAGAAATCAGGTCTAGAAAAAGCAGTAAAACGCTGTATCTGGATAAATGTAAAGACAGGCTGGATTCGTTTATCAGCGGATATGAAGAAAAGGAATGA
- the mobC gene encoding conjugal transfer protein MobC, with translation MAMRTGENDQGLRKILDMTRMMGIGLLGLHWYYFFYATFQEWGLESLITDRILFMVWKTGLYQNFHFSKFLALAFLAISLLGIKGKKSEKSTLKTAWTLIGIGAVIYFGSYYLIYFQVAQQWICIVYLILTSLGFFTILSGGTQLSKIILEKLSSDVFNRENETFPQEERCLENEFSVNLPTIYQLKGKIRSAWINIVNPFRGLLVLGIPGSGKSYFVIRHVITQHINKGFSMFVYDFKFDDLSTIVYNTWLRNKERYKVQPSFYVINFDDLHRTHRCNPLAPETMLDITDAAESARTILMGLNREWIKRQGDFFVESPINFLTAIIWYLRKYKDGAYCTLPHVIELMQLDYDRLFSVLRTEKDIEVLINPFVNAYLNDVMEQLEGQIASAKISMAKLSSAQLYYVLSGNDFTLDINNPDAPKLVCMGNNPQKIQIYGAVLSLYVNRLVKLVNQKGKLKTSLIFDEFPTIYLHGIDNLIATARSNQVATTLGVQDLSQLRKEYGREMAEVIMGIVGNVVAGQVTSDSAKQLSERIGKILQDRKSLSINSSDTSVSKSKQLDFAVPPSTISSLSSGDFVGTVADDPDCKMDLKAFHAQIINDHERIKKEEEKFRPIPQIRKIDAAVVQKNYIQIKEEVQDIMHAEMERLLKNPALKHLIIKK, from the coding sequence ATGGCGATGCGAACCGGGGAGAATGACCAGGGCCTACGTAAAATCCTGGACATGACCAGAATGATGGGGATTGGATTATTGGGTCTGCACTGGTACTATTTTTTTTATGCGACTTTTCAGGAATGGGGGTTGGAATCCTTGATAACCGATCGGATCCTATTCATGGTGTGGAAGACGGGGCTCTACCAGAACTTTCATTTTTCAAAGTTCCTTGCTTTGGCATTTTTGGCCATATCCCTACTGGGTATCAAAGGGAAAAAAAGCGAGAAATCAACCTTGAAAACTGCTTGGACCTTGATAGGGATTGGAGCTGTAATTTATTTTGGGAGTTATTATTTAATCTATTTTCAAGTAGCCCAGCAATGGATTTGTATTGTATACCTAATCCTTACCTCCCTGGGTTTTTTTACGATTTTGTCAGGAGGCACCCAACTCTCCAAAATAATCCTGGAAAAGCTGAGTTCGGATGTTTTTAACAGGGAAAATGAGACTTTCCCCCAAGAAGAACGATGCCTCGAAAATGAGTTTTCAGTCAATCTTCCCACTATTTATCAACTGAAAGGGAAGATACGATCTGCTTGGATTAATATCGTGAATCCCTTTCGAGGTCTTTTGGTGTTGGGGATACCCGGTTCAGGGAAAAGTTATTTCGTGATCAGACATGTGATCACCCAACATATCAATAAGGGTTTTTCCATGTTCGTCTATGACTTCAAGTTCGATGATTTATCTACGATTGTCTATAATACCTGGTTAAGGAACAAAGAACGTTATAAGGTTCAACCTTCCTTTTATGTAATCAATTTTGATGATCTTCACCGGACCCATCGATGCAATCCTCTGGCACCGGAAACCATGCTGGATATCACCGATGCCGCCGAATCTGCCCGAACTATCCTGATGGGATTGAACCGGGAATGGATCAAACGCCAAGGGGACTTTTTTGTGGAGTCCCCGATCAATTTTTTGACCGCCATCATTTGGTATTTGAGAAAATACAAGGACGGAGCTTATTGTACCTTGCCCCATGTGATTGAATTGATGCAGCTGGATTACGACCGGTTGTTTTCTGTTTTGCGAACAGAAAAAGATATAGAGGTGCTGATCAACCCTTTTGTAAATGCCTATTTGAATGATGTCATGGAACAGCTGGAAGGTCAAATTGCCTCGGCAAAAATTTCCATGGCAAAACTATCTTCCGCCCAGCTGTATTATGTGCTTTCCGGGAATGACTTTACGCTCGATATCAATAACCCGGATGCTCCTAAACTGGTTTGCATGGGCAACAATCCCCAAAAGATCCAGATTTATGGAGCGGTACTATCTCTATATGTGAATCGCTTGGTGAAACTGGTCAACCAGAAAGGGAAGCTCAAAACCAGTCTGATTTTCGATGAGTTTCCTACCATTTATCTCCATGGCATTGATAATTTGATCGCAACTGCAAGAAGCAATCAGGTCGCCACCACGCTGGGGGTTCAGGACTTGAGTCAATTGAGAAAGGAATACGGAAGGGAAATGGCAGAGGTAATTATGGGGATTGTGGGAAATGTGGTGGCAGGTCAGGTGACCAGCGATTCCGCCAAACAATTATCAGAACGCATTGGTAAGATTCTACAGGACCGAAAGAGTCTGTCCATCAATAGCTCGGATACCTCGGTCAGTAAATCCAAACAGTTGGATTTTGCAGTACCTCCCTCCACGATTTCTTCCCTTTCTTCCGGAGATTTTGTAGGGACAGTGGCGGATGATCCGGATTGTAAAATGGATTTAAAAGCCTTTCATGCCCAAATCATCAACGATCATGAGAGAATCAAAAAAGAGGAAGAAAAGTTTAGGCCTATTCCCCAAATCCGTAAGATTGATGCAGCGGTGGTTCAGAAAAATTACATTCAGATCAAAGAGGAAGTTCAGGATATCATGCATGCTGAAATGGAGAGATTGTTGAAAAATCCAGCATTAAAGCATTTGATCATAAAAAAGTAG
- a CDS encoding CPBP family intramembrane glutamic endopeptidase, with product MILTNHRIVSKWKTILVFIGTLILGYLLFIIPDLFFGISKINGGKIGVNLFFIALFQFVSILGLLYLSLKLLKKSWKDIGLEFIHLRKDMGLGLLFGVLWTILQFVLIIPGTGGINRPDIKGMLELFDGSVSGTLSFIALGVIGGGITEELFNRGFFINVLKEVFEKPKVGLWVSSVLSILIFSLGHMPVTALDWMDILIPTVGYTFLFIYTKRLTASMVAHGFYNMAAILMVYWMYYH from the coding sequence ATGATACTAACCAATCATAGGATTGTCAGTAAATGGAAGACGATTCTTGTATTTATTGGCACCCTCATTCTCGGGTATTTATTATTTATTATCCCTGATTTATTCTTTGGAATTAGCAAAATCAATGGGGGAAAGATTGGAGTCAATTTATTTTTTATTGCTTTGTTTCAGTTCGTATCCATTTTAGGATTACTTTATTTATCACTCAAACTCCTGAAAAAAAGTTGGAAGGATATTGGTCTTGAGTTCATACATCTTCGAAAGGATATGGGGTTGGGACTCTTGTTTGGAGTACTATGGACGATACTGCAGTTTGTATTGATTATTCCAGGTACGGGAGGAATCAATAGACCGGATATCAAAGGAATGTTGGAATTGTTTGATGGAAGTGTGAGCGGGACTCTTTCTTTTATTGCCCTGGGGGTAATTGGAGGAGGAATTACCGAGGAACTTTTTAATAGAGGATTTTTTATCAACGTGCTAAAAGAGGTTTTTGAGAAACCAAAAGTAGGACTATGGGTGTCTTCAGTACTTTCCATATTGATTTTTTCCCTAGGCCATATGCCAGTTACTGCTTTGGATTGGATGGATATTCTAATCCCGACAGTCGGTTACACATTTCTTTTTATCTACACCAAACGCTTGACTGCTTCCATGGTAGCTCATGGATTTTACAATATGGCAGCGATTCTAATGGTTTATTGGATGTATTATCATTGA
- a CDS encoding relaxase/mobilization nuclease domain-containing protein, whose protein sequence is MVAIIKMGSSVRKIFLYNEEKIKKENAQLLAACNYPKGLGEISPEIRIKYLQKLTRLNTKAKRNSVHISLNFSQEDQLNKEQLVRLSSEYMKGIGLENQPYLIYRHTDAGHPHIHLVTTNIRLDGKRLFSLKIGVFKSFATCRAIEKQFGLVPAGMRENSIHAVDQDRVFRVEYGKSETKRAIGTVLHYVLNNYRFTSLVELNAVLKSYNILADRGSRNSPTYRARGLLYRVLDEKGKKIGVPIKSSAFDCKATLNAVEARFAENRILRKKYEGAVRAVIDLTVFRYAPKTMEQLSNQLEKQGIVLLKSGSLQGQKVDLTYVDHRNQTVFRGLDLGMPYSVQGILKRLGNQQNASNAVEDNFLTFKEEIAFNPRVDKGQQPLKCYDLSDFSRKNLLREVAEPQEDFSSVPREWNRRIRKKKKKLSSH, encoded by the coding sequence ATGGTTGCAATCATAAAAATGGGCTCTTCGGTAAGAAAGATTTTCCTATACAATGAAGAAAAAATCAAGAAGGAAAATGCCCAGTTGCTGGCTGCCTGCAATTATCCAAAAGGCCTAGGAGAGATATCCCCAGAGATTCGAATCAAGTACCTCCAGAAACTTACCCGGTTAAATACTAAGGCAAAACGTAATTCGGTTCATATTTCCCTGAATTTCAGCCAGGAGGATCAGCTTAACAAAGAACAGTTGGTCCGGTTGTCTTCGGAGTATATGAAAGGGATAGGGTTGGAAAATCAACCCTACCTGATCTATCGACACACCGACGCGGGTCACCCTCATATCCATTTGGTAACCACCAACATCCGATTGGATGGCAAACGGTTGTTCAGTCTTAAAATAGGAGTATTTAAATCCTTTGCTACGTGTAGGGCCATTGAAAAACAATTTGGATTGGTGCCCGCGGGAATGCGGGAAAACTCCATCCATGCAGTGGATCAAGACCGGGTTTTTAGAGTGGAGTATGGCAAATCTGAGACCAAACGTGCCATTGGAACAGTGCTTCATTATGTACTGAATAATTACAGGTTTACCTCACTTGTAGAATTGAATGCAGTCTTGAAAAGCTACAATATTTTGGCAGATAGGGGAAGTAGGAATTCTCCAACTTATCGAGCTCGAGGGCTGCTCTATCGGGTGTTGGATGAGAAGGGAAAAAAGATAGGAGTCCCCATCAAGTCCAGCGCATTTGATTGTAAGGCTACTTTGAATGCGGTTGAAGCGAGATTTGCCGAAAATAGAATCCTCCGTAAAAAGTATGAGGGGGCAGTTCGTGCTGTGATAGATCTGACGGTATTTAGGTATGCTCCGAAAACCATGGAACAGTTGTCCAATCAGCTGGAAAAGCAAGGGATCGTCCTTCTGAAAAGCGGAAGTCTCCAAGGGCAGAAGGTGGATTTGACCTATGTCGACCATCGAAATCAGACGGTCTTTCGCGGATTGGATTTGGGAATGCCTTACAGTGTCCAAGGAATCTTGAAGCGACTTGGAAATCAACAAAACGCATCCAATGCGGTAGAGGATAATTTCCTGACATTTAAAGAGGAGATCGCCTTCAATCCAAGGGTGGACAAAGGTCAACAACCATTGAAGTGTTATGATCTGAGTGATTTTTCCAGAAAGAACCTCCTCAGGGAAGTTGCCGAACCACAGGAGGACTTTTCCAGTGTTCCCAGAGAATGGAATCGTAGAATAAGGAAGAAGAAAAAGAAACTCTCCAGTCACTAA
- the sucC gene encoding ADP-forming succinate--CoA ligase subunit beta → MNIHEYQAKEVLKGYGVRIQEGIVADSPEAAHEAAVKLNAQTGTSWYVIKAQIHAGGRGKGKIQSTGSNGVVLAKKLEDVAEKAKNILGGTLVTHQTGPEGKLVNKVLVAEDVYYPGASEPKEYYLSILLDRATGSNVIMASTEGGMDIEEVAEHSPEKIIKEWIDPKVGLQGFQVRKVAFKLGLTGNAFKEMVKFIAALYKAYEATDSSQFEINPVLKTSDDKILAVDAKVNLDDNALYRHKDLAELRDLSEEDPLEVEAGKSGLNYVKLDGNVGCMVNGAGLAMATMDMIKLSGGEPANFLDVGGGANATTVEAGFRIILQDPNVKAILINVFGGIVRCDRIANGVVEAYKSIGDIRVPIIVRLQGTNAVEGAKIIDESGLKVASAITLKEAADKVQAVLQG, encoded by the coding sequence ATGAATATTCACGAATATCAGGCTAAAGAAGTATTAAAAGGTTATGGAGTTCGCATTCAGGAAGGTATTGTAGCCGACAGTCCAGAAGCAGCTCATGAAGCAGCAGTAAAGCTAAATGCTCAGACCGGAACTTCCTGGTATGTGATCAAAGCTCAAATTCATGCCGGTGGCCGAGGCAAAGGCAAAATCCAGTCTACTGGATCAAACGGTGTGGTTCTTGCCAAAAAACTAGAAGATGTAGCTGAAAAAGCTAAAAATATTCTGGGCGGGACTTTGGTGACGCATCAGACAGGACCGGAGGGTAAATTAGTAAACAAAGTGCTAGTTGCTGAAGATGTCTACTACCCAGGAGCATCCGAACCAAAAGAATATTATTTATCTATCTTATTGGATAGAGCAACTGGAAGCAATGTGATCATGGCTTCTACAGAAGGTGGAATGGACATCGAAGAGGTGGCTGAACATTCCCCTGAAAAAATCATCAAAGAATGGATCGACCCTAAGGTAGGTCTTCAAGGTTTCCAGGTTAGAAAAGTAGCTTTCAAACTGGGTTTAACCGGCAATGCGTTCAAGGAGATGGTAAAATTCATTGCTGCTCTTTACAAAGCTTACGAAGCCACTGATTCTTCTCAATTTGAAATCAACCCCGTGTTGAAAACTTCTGATGACAAGATTTTGGCAGTAGATGCAAAAGTAAACTTGGATGACAACGCACTTTACAGACATAAAGATCTTGCTGAGCTAAGAGATTTATCTGAAGAAGATCCTTTGGAAGTTGAAGCTGGAAAATCCGGTTTGAACTATGTGAAATTGGATGGAAACGTGGGTTGTATGGTGAACGGTGCTGGTCTAGCCATGGCCACCATGGACATGATCAAGCTTTCAGGTGGTGAGCCTGCCAACTTCCTTGATGTAGGAGGAGGAGCCAATGCTACTACTGTTGAGGCTGGTTTCAGAATCATCCTTCAGGATCCTAATGTAAAAGCGATTTTGATCAACGTATTCGGTGGTATCGTAAGATGCGACAGAATTGCGAATGGTGTAGTGGAAGCCTATAAATCCATCGGTGATATCCGAGTTCCAATTATCGTAAGATTACAGGGAACCAACGCAGTCGAAGGTGCTAAAATCATTGACGAATCAGGATTGAAAGTTGCTTCTGCGATCACACTGAAAGAAGCTGCTGACAAAGTACAGGCAGTTTTGCAAGGATAA
- a CDS encoding ABC transporter ATP-binding protein, protein MLKASGIHKHYGNLHVLKGVDVEISSSEIVSIVGSSGAGKSTLLHILGTLDKPDSGILTMQDKDLLKLTGENLAKFRNQQIGFIFQFHNLLPEFTASENIQIPGMIKGGNPAALEKRAGELAELLSISHRLDHKPSTLSGGEQQRIAVARALINDPAVVFADEPSGNLDTENARALHSLFFTLREELGHAFVIVTHNEELAGMADRQLTMKDGLII, encoded by the coding sequence ATGCTGAAAGCCAGTGGTATCCATAAGCACTATGGAAATCTACATGTATTAAAGGGAGTGGATGTAGAAATTTCATCCTCTGAAATAGTTTCTATTGTTGGTTCTTCGGGTGCAGGGAAAAGTACCCTCCTACATATTTTGGGAACCTTGGACAAACCGGATTCCGGAATCCTCACCATGCAGGACAAAGATCTCTTGAAATTGACCGGAGAAAATCTGGCCAAGTTCCGCAATCAACAAATTGGCTTTATTTTTCAGTTCCATAATTTGTTGCCTGAGTTTACAGCATCGGAAAACATCCAGATCCCAGGGATGATCAAAGGAGGGAACCCCGCTGCATTGGAAAAGCGGGCTGGGGAACTGGCAGAATTGCTAAGTATCAGTCACCGCCTGGACCATAAGCCTTCCACACTCTCAGGAGGGGAGCAGCAACGGATCGCAGTAGCCAGGGCCTTAATCAATGATCCTGCAGTGGTGTTTGCGGATGAGCCTAGTGGAAATCTAGATACAGAAAATGCCAGAGCCTTACATTCCCTGTTCTTTACGTTGAGAGAAGAATTGGGACATGCTTTTGTAATCGTCACCCATAATGAAGAATTGGCAGGTATGGCAGATAGGCAATTAACCATGAAAGATGGACTGATTATATAA
- a CDS encoding RteC domain-containing protein translates to MKAYIEKLLEEMEQSLNDIANESSNELQKAERCGRTINEVLLRLKEFIASYEFLNEEEEIQFFKIYKPQLFHELIYYSELTYIESKRPIGKTETVKSYYHQVIDQIQEFFARNHQLYIYHQLDRTDQDELLFRRNSKPVSLIPDYSLDFDPIFSTVNSSKLAKIMAYERLIEYIRQRITQLEMGFEHPPESKSRHRWTDSKSALIELAYALHSRGAVNHGKSDVKLIIKIMESLFNVEVGNFYRTFQSMRIRKKNRTIFLDSLKDSLEKRMDETDLGY, encoded by the coding sequence ATGAAAGCATATATTGAAAAGCTTCTTGAGGAGATGGAGCAATCTTTGAATGACATTGCCAACGAATCTTCCAATGAGCTTCAAAAAGCGGAGCGATGTGGAAGAACCATCAACGAGGTATTGCTCCGGTTGAAAGAATTTATTGCGAGCTATGAATTTCTGAATGAGGAGGAGGAAATCCAGTTTTTTAAAATATACAAACCTCAACTCTTCCATGAGCTTATCTATTATTCTGAATTGACCTACATTGAATCCAAGAGGCCCATTGGAAAAACTGAGACAGTCAAGAGCTATTACCATCAGGTGATCGATCAGATTCAGGAGTTTTTTGCCAGAAACCACCAGCTGTATATCTACCATCAACTGGATCGGACCGATCAAGATGAGCTATTGTTCAGAAGAAATTCAAAACCAGTTTCTCTGATTCCGGATTATTCCCTTGATTTTGATCCCATCTTTTCCACAGTCAACAGCAGTAAGTTGGCCAAGATCATGGCCTATGAACGGTTGATTGAATACATCCGCCAACGCATTACCCAATTGGAAATGGGCTTTGAACATCCACCAGAATCCAAATCCCGCCATCGTTGGACGGATTCCAAATCTGCTTTGATTGAATTGGCTTATGCACTGCACTCCAGGGGGGCTGTAAACCATGGGAAAAGCGATGTGAAATTGATCATCAAAATCATGGAGTCGTTGTTCAATGTGGAAGTTGGGAATTTCTACAGGACATTCCAGAGCATGCGCATCAGGAAGAAAAACCGCACCATATTTTTGGACAGTCTGAAAGACAGCTTGGAGAAACGGATGGATGAAACGGATTTGGGGTATTAG
- a CDS encoding DUF3883 domain-containing protein, with protein sequence MKLIRYRSYSREDIHNIFSPGSNFTPGSGKWGLRGIVSVPNTESDFVFFVTFGTTIAHHTFKEGITEDGILTWQSQPNQSLNSAQIIKLISHDYLKHNVYLLLRTNKSSKYTYLGKLAYESHNPTTEKPVQFQWQITDWEIREDVFNSMGLKLTDFELDADPYTEPIIFTQNNSLVKSAIKPISRKPLEKTVKTKKVTKTDYLKKAERSLKIGMKGELLVLEKEKEKLKSLGINKEVEHKSIKGDGDGYDILSYDCNGDPIFIEVKTTIGGINTPFDISINEVLVANENPDNYYIYRLFNYNENNNSAEYYELNGPISKYFSLEPTSFKAYFNENN encoded by the coding sequence ATGAAATTAATTAGATACAGAAGTTATAGTAGAGAGGATATCCATAATATCTTTTCACCTGGATCAAACTTTACACCTGGTTCCGGTAAATGGGGTCTTCGTGGAATTGTTTCAGTACCCAATACTGAATCTGACTTTGTTTTTTTTGTAACCTTCGGTACTACTATCGCTCATCACACCTTTAAAGAAGGAATAACTGAAGATGGAATATTGACTTGGCAAAGTCAACCGAATCAGTCTTTGAATTCTGCACAAATAATTAAGCTAATTTCACATGACTATCTAAAACATAATGTCTATTTGTTATTACGTACAAATAAATCTTCAAAATATACTTATTTGGGAAAACTTGCCTATGAATCCCATAATCCTACTACTGAAAAACCTGTTCAGTTTCAATGGCAAATTACAGATTGGGAAATTAGAGAAGATGTGTTTAATTCTATGGGATTAAAATTAACTGATTTTGAATTGGACGCCGATCCATATACAGAGCCCATAATTTTTACCCAGAATAACTCGCTAGTAAAGAGTGCTATAAAACCTATTTCTCGAAAACCTCTTGAGAAAACAGTAAAAACGAAAAAGGTTACCAAAACGGATTACTTAAAAAAAGCTGAGCGATCTTTGAAAATTGGGATGAAAGGTGAGTTATTAGTTTTAGAAAAAGAAAAGGAAAAATTAAAATCTCTTGGAATAAATAAGGAAGTTGAACACAAATCAATAAAAGGTGACGGAGATGGGTATGATATTCTGTCCTATGATTGCAATGGAGACCCAATTTTCATAGAGGTTAAAACAACAATAGGGGGAATTAATACACCATTTGATATTTCTATAAATGAAGTATTAGTCGCGAATGAAAACCCAGACAATTATTATATCTACAGGTTATTTAACTACAATGAAAATAATAATAGTGCCGAATATTATGAGTTAAATGGACCTATTTCAAAATATTTTAGCTTAGAACCAACAAGTTTTAAAGCATATTTTAATGAAAACAATTAA